Genomic window (bacterium):
ACATACCACAGCGGGTATGCGCCTCGCTCGCGCCTTGCCATCAAGCCTGCGAGCCAGCAGCATATGTCATCATATTTATGGGAAGGGACACTAAGTAATTTTTTTGTCCCTACAGTACAGGTTGCGGCTTCGCACCGCGCGTGATTCGATAGAAGTGGCCGGCGGCAAGTCCTGCGTACGACTCCTGCTTGCCATCGGGCCACCGAATCATTAATTGATCAATTGTCGTTGCATTTCCCAGGCCGAAATGGAGCCGCATATCATTTTGCGAAGCGTAACTCCCGCCCGAGGATTTTTGCTTCATCTGGGTAATGCCGCCGGACTTTAATTTAACGAGGGTACCTAAAGCAAGACGAGTGCCATCTATAATATCGAATGTAATCCAGTGATTTCCGGTCTTGCTCCGATTTTCCAGCAAAGTGGGAGCAGCGTCTTGATTGCTGATGACGATGTCAAGGTCTCCGTCGTTGTCAAGATCTACGCAGGCTGCGCCACGGCCTGACTTTAAAGTTTGGAAGTCGGGTCCAACGTGATCGGTGATTTCCTTAAACTTGCCTTTTTCATTCAGGAACAACTGATTTTTTTGACGATATGTTTCATGCAATGACTTATCTTGATCCACCTGCGGATAAATATGGCCATTGGAAAAAAAGAGATCCAGATCGCTGTCATTATCTACATCAAGGAAAAGAGAGCCCCAACCAAGCGGAACAAACGTTGGTACGGCAATCCCTGCTGCAAAAGATTCATCTTGAAACAGACCACGTCCAAGATTGCGGTAGAGGGTGTAATAATCATTCGCAAAATTGGTAACAAGTAGATCAAACCAACCGTCATTGTTGTAGTCTCCGAAATCAACTCCCATACTTCCCTGTTCCTGGCCATTGGCATTGTAAGCGACGCCCCCTGGAGTTGCGACCTCTTCAAAGGTCCCGTTGCCCCGATTGCGATAGAGGCAATTCGGCGTACTGTCATTGGCCACATAGATATCGATGTCGCCGTCATTATCGTAATCGAAACTGACTACCCCCATTGAGTAGAAAGCGCTGCCGGCTTTGAGTCCGGCTTTTTCAGTTGATTCCGTAAAGACTCCCTTTCCGTTATTCAAATAAAACAAGTTGCCGCTGCCGGGCAATCCTTTGGGGCCATCCAGAACTTCAACCTTTCCGCGCCAGAGCCGCGTGCGCCGCGCTTCATGCACCTCTTTCCAGCTGGCTTCTATGTAGTTGGCGACATAGAGATCCTGATCGCCATCGTTGTCTGCGTCAAAAAAAGTGCAGCCGATGCTCCAGCGTGAATCTTGCAGGTTCGCTTTCGCGGTCCAATCGCTAAATGTACCGTTTCCATTATTGCGATAGAGTATGTCAGATCCGAAGTTGGTCACATACATGTCGGGTTTACCATCGTTGTCGATATCTCCAACACATCCACCTTGTCCGTAAACTGCGGCGCCGACTCCGGCTGCGGAGGTCACATCGGTAAATTTCATAGAACTATCATTACGATACAAAACGTTGGAATGGGGTTCCTCTTGTCCTCTTTTAGGAAAACGGTAGGCGTTTACAAAATAGAGATCCAGATCGTCATCTGAATCGTAATCAAGCACCAGAATTCCATTGCCTGTGGATTCTAGAATGTGATTTTTTTCTAAGCCGCCTGTGTACGTAACAATCTTTAGCCCTGCCTGTTTTGCGACGTTCGTAAATTGAATTGAAAAGGGTGAAGAATTCATCGTAAGAGCGGAAAGAAGAAATAACGATAGTAGGAGTCGCCCGCTGGCAAGATGCTGGCGCTCATTCAGTGAAATGTTTCCGTGCCAAGCCGTCTTCATATGTGGTAAAAAAAAAGCGGTTCAGAGAATACTCTGAACCGCACTTAAAGATCGCGAACTAGAACTGAAATCCGAGTCGAACTTCAAGCCGTCTTGGTTGGGTCCAGAAAGAAGGAATGAACACATCCCCTTCCGCCAACCTTAGATCCTGAAGAGCCAACGCATTGTCGGAGTTGAAAATATTGTAAATGGTTCCTTCCAACCGGAACTGCGCTGCGCCGCCGATGTTGAATCTTCTGCCCACCGTAACATCAATCGATTCGATAGGATCAAGACGCAAATCGCGTTCCATGATAACCCTCTGTCGGCCCTGGGTGAGACCACCGACAAAGAATTGGCGCGTGAAATGGCGTCCGGTTTCGAAATCAGCCAGCACCGAAGCCTGCAGATCACCCGGTAGGTTGAAGAAGACGGCTTGCACCCGGAACATGTGCGGACGGTCCCCCTGGAGGCGACCCGAAGCATTCAACCAGTTGTTCGCGTCGCTTCCATTCCTGCTGCCGTAAAACGGGTTGAACTGTGTCTGCTCCAGAGCTCTTGGGTTTTGACCTTCTGAACGGGACCAGGTGTAGTTTGCGTTTAAGCCCCAATTGTCCGAAAATCTTTTTTCGAAGGTAAACAATACACCGTGATAGGTCTGCCAGTACTCGTTCCGGAATCCGTCACATGCCGACGCTTGTGGAAGCAGCTCGCAGAAATTTCCCGGCCTGTTTCCCTTTTGTATGGTTGCCGCCTCAACTTCATCGAAGAGAATGTATTCCGTTCCTGTGAACGGATCGGTGAAAAGGAGAGGCTCATAGCTTCCGCCGATAATCTCCCATCCCACAAGATCAGTACTGTCCTTGTAGACGTATTGAACACCCGCAGCAAACGAATCAGCGAACTGGTGCTCAAATCCCACGGAATACTGTAGAGTGCGCGGAGGATCGATATCTGAGCTGACGAGCGCTTCTACAGCATCCGTATAATAAGGAATGTCAAAAACACCCGTATCGGGATTGAATCGGAACGCTTCAATGATCGGTAGTTGCGGTGGAGGATAATCCCAGTTTCCCGAAACATTGTGATCGTAGTACACACCAAAGGATCCCTGGATTTTCGTTCGACCACCCTCGAAAGGCTGAAAAACGAAACCGATGCGCGGAGACACGAGATTCCAATTGGCCACTTCCTGACCTGGAATGATCTCTCCTGTCGCTTTGAAATTTCCTGACTGTGCAACGGAAGGAGTTCCCACCGTGAGTCGATCGTAGTCAGGGATGGTACCGGTATTGTGATCGAATCGCAAACCAAGATTCAAAGTAAGCCGATCGTTAACGGTTATCGTGTCATCAAGAAAAAATCCCAACTCCCGATTCTCTCCGCCGTATTGAAACGGTTGCTGATAGACGCGGTAAAGGTCATTGTAGGCGGCGTAGTAGTCATAGTAAGCGTAGTGAACTGTGTAGAAGCCGTTGGCTCCGATCGAGATACTCGTATTGGCATCACCGCGGGAATACTGAACGCCGAACTTGAACTCATGCTCACTGTTGAGGAAGTCATCCGCGTAGTAGGTAACTTTGCTTCTGAATGTATTTCTCCACGTTTCGTAGTCCCATGGGTACCAAACACCACCAGAATAATAAGAATGAGGCTTATCAGGCGGTGTATAGTCGATAAACGGATCAGCAAGTGGAGCTCCAACGACCGAATCATAAAAATCATCGGTCCACCAACCTGAATAGCCCACTTCAACCAGCAGATTCTGTGAAATAGTGGAAACCAAACTAGCGCCCCATGCCGGATTTGTTCCGCCCTCACCGGGCAATGCCTCAAGCTGATATTCCGGAGTTAACGTGTTTGGGGAATCCCACTCTTCCCAGTGGAAGAAACCGGAAACCTCATGGTTCTCTCCGATTAGACCATTCGCCTTCATATCGTATTTGTCACTTTTGAAGGCAACCTGGGCAGCGAGTTCAGGAACCACTCCGGGTTGCGCCGAAGCATCGCGACCGGTTGAGACACCACCGAAAAACCAGAGCCTGTCCTTTAGGATTGGACCACCCAGCTGACCTGAAATCAGACGATACTCCTCTCGACTGAAACCAGAGACCGCTGGATCTAGATCCAGCGCTACCCGTTCACCTTGCGCATCGTACGCATAGGCATCGAGGTTGTCCGTTAGTCCATCAGTCAGAATGTAGTAGTTAGCGGCGCCATGAAAGTCGTTGCTTCCTTTTTTCGTTACCACATTGAAGACAGCTCCTGTGTGGTTTCCATATTCAGCACTGGCTCCGACTCCCATGACCTGGACTTCGTCAATCAGAAACGGATTGACCGTCATCCACACAGATCCTGTTTCAGGCGCAGACAAATCCACACCATCCACATGCCAGGCGTTTGATTGCATATTGGACCCTAACGCAATCGTACGGTCCCCAGCTGCATCTCCTGTGCTCGCGGTTACTCCTGGAGAAGTCTGCATCAGCACGAATTGAGAGTGCTGGGTTGGCACTTCTTCTAAAATCTCATCGGAGTAATTAGAAGAAAGGCCTGACTCGTGCACATCAATCAGCGGGCTTTCTCCAATTGTGGTGATCGCTTCGGCCATTTTGGAGAGGTTCATGCCGACAGGGACGTTCGCTGTAGCATTCAGCTGTACATCCACGTTTTCTACACGAACCGTTTCAAAGCCTTGCATCGTGAGCTCAACTTGATATTTACCTACTGGCACAGAGGGAAAACGGAACACGCCCAACTCATTGGTATAGGCAGTGCGCGTTTGGCCCAGTAGAGATTCACTGCTGATGGTTACTGTAACTCCCGGGAGCGGCCTATCCTCCGGATCGGTTACAACTCCCCGGATGTTACCGCCTGTAGTTTGCCCCCACACGGCCATGCTAATGGCGATAACACACACCACTAGCGGTAGGACAATTCTCATTTTCCACATAACCCC
Coding sequences:
- a CDS encoding CRTAC1 family protein gives rise to the protein MKTAWHGNISLNERQHLASGRLLLSLFLLSALTMNSSPFSIQFTNVAKQAGLKIVTYTGGLEKNHILESTGNGILVLDYDSDDDLDLYFVNAYRFPKRGQEEPHSNVLYRNDSSMKFTDVTSAAGVGAAVYGQGGCVGDIDNDGKPDMYVTNFGSDILYRNNGNGTFSDWTAKANLQDSRWSIGCTFFDADNDGDQDLYVANYIEASWKEVHEARRTRLWRGKVEVLDGPKGLPGSGNLFYLNNGKGVFTESTEKAGLKAGSAFYSMGVVSFDYDNDGDIDIYVANDSTPNCLYRNRGNGTFEEVATPGGVAYNANGQEQGSMGVDFGDYNNDGWFDLLVTNFANDYYTLYRNLGRGLFQDESFAAGIAVPTFVPLGWGSLFLDVDNDSDLDLFFSNGHIYPQVDQDKSLHETYRQKNQLFLNEKGKFKEITDHVGPDFQTLKSGRGAACVDLDNDGDLDIVISNQDAAPTLLENRSKTGNHWITFDIIDGTRLALGTLVKLKSGGITQMKQKSSGGSYASQNDMRLHFGLGNATTIDQLMIRWPDGKQESYAGLAAGHFYRITRGAKPQPVL
- a CDS encoding TonB-dependent receptor, whose product is MRIVLPLVVCVIAISMAVWGQTTGGNIRGVVTDPEDRPLPGVTVTISSESLLGQTRTAYTNELGVFRFPSVPVGKYQVELTMQGFETVRVENVDVQLNATANVPVGMNLSKMAEAITTIGESPLIDVHESGLSSNYSDEILEEVPTQHSQFVLMQTSPGVTASTGDAAGDRTIALGSNMQSNAWHVDGVDLSAPETGSVWMTVNPFLIDEVQVMGVGASAEYGNHTGAVFNVVTKKGSNDFHGAANYYILTDGLTDNLDAYAYDAQGERVALDLDPAVSGFSREEYRLISGQLGGPILKDRLWFFGGVSTGRDASAQPGVVPELAAQVAFKSDKYDMKANGLIGENHEVSGFFHWEEWDSPNTLTPEYQLEALPGEGGTNPAWGASLVSTISQNLLVEVGYSGWWTDDFYDSVVGAPLADPFIDYTPPDKPHSYYSGGVWYPWDYETWRNTFRSKVTYYADDFLNSEHEFKFGVQYSRGDANTSISIGANGFYTVHYAYYDYYAAYNDLYRVYQQPFQYGGENRELGFFLDDTITVNDRLTLNLGLRFDHNTGTIPDYDRLTVGTPSVAQSGNFKATGEIIPGQEVANWNLVSPRIGFVFQPFEGGRTKIQGSFGVYYDHNVSGNWDYPPPQLPIIEAFRFNPDTGVFDIPYYTDAVEALVSSDIDPPRTLQYSVGFEHQFADSFAAGVQYVYKDSTDLVGWEIIGGSYEPLLFTDPFTGTEYILFDEVEAATIQKGNRPGNFCELLPQASACDGFRNEYWQTYHGVLFTFEKRFSDNWGLNANYTWSRSEGQNPRALEQTQFNPFYGSRNGSDANNWLNASGRLQGDRPHMFRVQAVFFNLPGDLQASVLADFETGRHFTRQFFVGGLTQGRQRVIMERDLRLDPIESIDVTVGRRFNIGGAAQFRLEGTIYNIFNSDNALALQDLRLAEGDVFIPSFWTQPRRLEVRLGFQF